The following are encoded together in the Lathyrus oleraceus cultivar Zhongwan6 chromosome 3, CAAS_Psat_ZW6_1.0, whole genome shotgun sequence genome:
- the LOC127126193 gene encoding probable indole-3-acetic acid-amido synthetase GH3.6, whose translation MMTGSELIQKIQDLTMNAKHHQLETLHSILLHNSSSHYLQSFSNNNTPLDPSTFTTLVPLSSYEDYLDFIQQMADHHPTNHHPLLSVDPLLCFFYSSGTTSMKPKLIPYFDSALSKSASFIAHTGSIAVLQSQFPPRPNINKIMLFLYADKITTTTKSGLKVMAASSYPLQSGKVSSTQLSRFSSPLQVMLGSNVDHQMYCHLLCGLRNVDVMDGISTPYAIGLIKAFGFLESKWEQLCDDLDCGYPCHEISDLEMREGVINTVGGPQHELSTRIRLVCADKNWGGIVRRLFPNVRFIRCVTTGSMMQYYEKLKFYAGDVPILGGDYFASECCVGLNLDLTQPPETTRFVILPTFAYFEFLPFEMNDNDEDAVHEQTVLDLCSIEVGKMYEVVVTTYRGFYRYKLGDIVRVVGFYNSAPQVEFVMRAPKSSAEIITEKDLILAVEKFQLALREAMGKDSIEIVEFASFLDQEPMWKQLKVFIEVQEESEFLEEWVKVFKSCISCLESGFGALYKVQKEKGHLGKLKIMILRHGAFDKLLDLAIKNGTSASQYKPPKIIRNNEVVKLLDKLASVTISVDD comes from the exons ATGATGACAGGCTCAGAACTGATACAGAAGATACAAGATTTAACCATGAATGCAAAACATCATCAGTTGGAGACACTTCACTCAATTCTTCTTCACAATTCATCTTCACACTATCTTCAATCTTTCTCCAATAACAATACTCCTCTTGATCCTTCCACTTTCACAACTCTTGTTCCACTCTCTTCCTATGAAGATTACCTTGACTTTATTCAACAAATGGCTGATCATCATCCTACAAATCATCACCCTCTTCTCTCTGTTGATCCTCTTCTTTGTTTCTTCTACAG CTCGGGAACCACGTCGATGAAACCAAAACTCATCCCTTACTTTGATTCAGCCCTTTCAAAATCAGCATCTTTTATTGCTCACACAGGGAGTATTGCTGTTCTTCAAAG CCAGTTTCCTCCAAGGCCTAATATCAACAAGATCATGTTGTTTCTCTATGCTGACAAAATTACTACTACAACTAAAAGTGGCTTAAAGGTTATGGCAGCCTCTTCATACCCTTTACAAAGTGGTAAAGTATCTTCTACACAACTTTCCAGGTTCTCTAGTCCTCTACAAGTCATGCTTGGATCTAATGTTGATCATCAAATGTATTGTCATCTTTTATGCGGCCTTAGGAATGTTGATGTTATGGATGGAATTAGTACTCCTTATGCCATAGGTTTGATTAAAGCATTTGGTTTTTTGGAGTCCAAGTGGGAGCAGCTATGTGATGATCTTGATTGTGGTTATCCATGTCATGAAATTTCTGATTTGGAAATGAGAGAAGGTGTAATCAACACAGTTGGTGGTCCTCAACATGAACTGTCAACTAGAATAAGATTAGTCTGTGCAGATAAGAACTGGGGTGGAATTGTACGTAGGTTGTTTCCGAATGTTCGGTTTATCAGGTGCGTTACGACAGGAAGCATGATGCAGTACTATGAAAAACTTAAGTTTTATGCAGGCGATGTACCGATTCTAGGAGGAGATTACTTTGCTTCTGAGTGTTGTGTAGGTTTAAATTTAGACTTAACGCAACCACCCGAGACAACACGATTCGTTATACTACCTACTTTTGCATACTTTGAGTTTCTTCCATTTGAGATGAATGACAATGATGAAGATGCTGTCCACGAACAAACAGTACTAGACCTTTGCAGCATCGAGGTTGGGAAGATGTATGAAGTGGTGGTTACTACTTACCGAGGATTTTATCGATACAAATTAGGCGATATAGTTAGAGTTGTTGGTTTCTATAATTCAGCACCTCAAGTGGAATTTGTGATGAGGGCACCTAAGTCTTCAGCTGAGATTATAACTGAGAAGGACTTGATTTTAGCAGTTGAGAAATTTCAACTTGCACTTAGAGAAGCTATGGGAAAAGACTCAATTGAGATTGTTGAGTTTGCAAGTTTCTTGGATCAGGAACCGATGTGGAAGCAGTTGAAGGTATTCATAGAAGTTCAAGAGGAATCTGAGTTTTTGGAGGAATGGGTTAAAGTGTTTAAAAGTTGTATTTCATGtcttgagagtggttttgggGCATTGTACAAGGTGCAGAAGGAGAAAGGTCATTTAGGGAAGTTAAAGATAATGATCCTGAGGCATGGAGCTTTTGATAAGTTATTAGATTTGGCGATTAAGAATGGAACATCAGCAAGTCAATATAAGCCACCAAAGATTATAAGGAATAATGAAGTTGTGAAACTCTTGGACAAATTAGCTTCTGTTACAATATCAGTAGATGACTAA
- the LOC127126194 gene encoding sugar transporter ERD6-like 7, producing MKMKMEIKEDVEGGKHKIITEPLLGENKNQLLHETKDHHHNHPWMVYFTTFIAVCGSYEFGACAGYSSPTQDAIRKDLSLSLAEYSLFGSILTFGAMIGAITSGPIADFVGRKGAMRVSSAFCIAGWLVIYFSKGPVPLDIGRLATGYGMGVFSFVVPVFVAEIAPKELRGALTTLNQFMIVTAVSVSFIIGTVLSWRDLAIIGMIPTAVLLLGLFFIPESPRWLAKRGRAKDFVAALQILRGKDADISQEAKEIQDYITSLELLAKPKMLDLFQRRYLRSLTIGIGLMVCQQFGGINGVCFYTSSIFDLAGFPSATGSIVYAILQIIITGVGATLIDKAGRKPLLLVSGSGLVAGCIFTAVAFYLKVHNVGLGAVPTLAVTGILVYIGSFSIGMGAVPWVVMSEIFPVNIKGQAGSIATLVNWFGAWLCSYTFNFLMSWSSYGTFVLYAAINALAILFIVVAVPETKGKSLEQLQAAINA from the exons ATGAAAATGAAGATGGAAATCAAAGAGGATGTTGAGGGTGGTAAGCACAAAATAATAACAGAACCATTGTTAGGAGAAAACAAGAACCAACTTCTCCATGAAACCAAAGatcatcatcataatcatccatGGATGGTTTACTTTACGACATTCATTGCTGTTTGTGGTTCTTATGAATTTGGTGCTTGT GCTGGATATTCATCTCCAACTCAAGATGCTATCAGAAAGGATCTTAGTCTGTCTTTGGCAGAG TACTCCTTGTTTGGCTCCATCTTGACTTTTGGTGCGATGATTGGCGCAATAACAAGTGGTCCTATTGCTGACTTTGTTGGACGAAAGGGG GCAATGAGAGTATCAAGTGCTTTCTGTATTGCAGGATGgcttgttatttatttttctaaG GGTCCAGTTCCTTTGGATATTGGAAGACTAGCAACAGGATATGGAATGGGAGTCTTTTCATTTGTGGTTCCTGTCTTCGTAGCAGAAATTGCGCCAAAAGAACTCCGAGGAGCCCTCACTACCTTAAATCAG TTTATGATTGTTACTGCTGTATCTGTTTCATTCATAATTGGAACAGTACTTTCGTGGAGAGATTTAGCGATAATTG GCATGATTCCCACTGCTGTGTTGCTTTTGGGTCTATTCTTCATTCCAGAGTCTCCTAGATGGCTT GCAAAGAGAGGACGCGCTAAAGATTTTGTGGCAGCATTGCAAATACTTCGCGGTAAAGATGCTGATATATCTCAAGAAGCAAAGGAAATTCAG GATTATATAACTAGTTTAGAACTTCTCGCAAAACCGAAGATGCTGGATCTGTTTCAAAGAAGATATCTGCGGTCGCTTACA ATTGGAATAGGACTTATGGTTTGCCAGCAATTTGGGGGAATCAATGGAGTTTGCTTTTATACTAGCAGTATTTTTGATCTAGCAG GATTTCCTTCTGCGACCGGGAGTATAGTTTATGCTATTCTTCAG ATTATAATAACAGGTGTTGGAGCAACCCTCATAGATAAAGCTGGAAGAAAGCCCCTACTTTTG GTGTCTGGATCAGGATTGGTTGCAGGATGTATATTTACAGCAGTTGCATTCTATCTTAAG GTTCATAATGTGGGCTTAGGGGCAGTTCCGACACTTGCTGTAACCGGCATACTA GTCTACATAGGATCATTTTCAATAGGAATGGGAGCAGTTCCATGGGTTGTGATGTCCGAG ATATTTCCTGTGAATATTAAAGGACAAGCAGGAAGCATAGCCACATTAGTGAACTGGTTTGGTGCATGGTTATGCTCCTATACTTTCAACTTTCTCATGAGTTGGAGCTCCTATG GTACTTTCGTTCTTTATGCTGCAATCAATGCACTAGCTATATTGTTTATAGTTGTAGCAGTTCCAGAAACCAAAGGTAAAAGCCTTGAACAATTACAGGCAGCCATCAACGCGTAA